Proteins from a genomic interval of Syngnathus typhle isolate RoL2023-S1 ecotype Sweden linkage group LG15, RoL_Styp_1.0, whole genome shotgun sequence:
- the med13a gene encoding mediator of RNA polymerase II transcription subunit 13a isoform X2 → MNRSFVRIGKWFVKPYEKDEKPINKSEHLSCAFTFFLHGESNVCTSVEINQHQPVYHLTEEHLTLAQQASNPFQVILSPFGLNGTLTGQSFKMSDPPTRKLIEDWNQFYPISPGAKDGVLEDKMEDMDWEDDSLASVEVLVGGVRMVYPACLVLVPQSDIPVVAPVGSSQCTAVYPGGHQVPASQREPAMSLVTLTPPTSPEEVHSVDTHSAQKWLRMPSSCDMFSVDTSSHHGGKIPRQLASQVAERVWQECNINRAQNKRKYSAATNGTCEEDRTERVGTWDFVGPSKRSYCSCSRHKSGKQRTGANAGQAQSAGQASQTPTKHKAGGEKPDKSDKQQKRPQTPFHHRNLTSEDASMETEATAGQRLTMRSQDGERFSSIRSADVSSIQKTPQLNSGAVSTGRPSDSPQPPPLSPHPCERGDDPREALKNPSTPNNQHFYQTPLEPCLGGAKGGNEEPAGPEGLTQHFSSHHPHSSASACSDPPEPTVYTGRGVHLEDDSTHSPWRLFNLSCRKEAELPTPQLPGERFREDAFTSQDNLVSVTEEMSTSKFPLKVSDERIQMYRARKSQYLVAAITDGDHEPEVDPYAFEEGDVKFTFSNKKDKAGGEREPGKKHKGEDGGSGTSDDPQRAGANNRTSLIHETDLVVSINDLDNLFNSDEDELGPGSRRPVNGTDEKFGNKESKSSTLDPVSCISSADLHQMFPTPPSLEQHIMGYSPMNMCSKDYGSMEPPPGMTTLDGPSSLGGHFKIEVEESFCSPKPSEIKDYSFVYKPELCQTFVGCSMFAPLKSLPSHCLPPIKLPEDCIYRPSWSMGREMLNPMPVMSILNKDSNIPSVGSTLDQDYNQTYTPQTHTPFMSNSAPPSNSGTGILPSPATPRFSAPTPRTPRTPRTPRGPSSVQGSLKYENSDLYSPASTPSTCRPLNSVEPATVPSIPEAHSLYVTLILSESVMNLFKDCNFDSCCICVCNMNIKGADVGVYLSDPISEAQEACSCGFSAVVNRRYGNGSGLFLEDELDIIGRGSDVSREAERRFEELRLSGVGRGERVPDELILLLQDQCTNPFSPISGLDDVTPTRGAKGGPVPPCVRVEERDFHSDCYMALEHGRQFMDNMSGGKVDEALVKSTCLHQWSKQNAVDVSALCSQDVLRVLMSLQPVLQDAIQKKRTVRSWGVQGPLTWQQFHKMAGRGSYGTDESPEPLPIPTFLVGYEYDFVVLSPFGLPYWEKLLLDPFGAQRDVGYLVVCPDNETLLGGAKSLFRDLTAVYEMCRLGQHRPISKGYPDGIVLVGGSGAKSLADQPVSDWFLKAASSNDDAFAKLKLYAQVCRHNLAPYLASQPLDSSLLTQPSPPSISKQPSSTGSTGQQGVMHGSSVPNSNGGSVSSAGLMTSSGQPNSGTQSAKASSFTPFGSMGSQSQGGGQPGQQAGSQSTSGDSQTPTEPPESTLERDKVGVPTDGDSHAITYPPAIVVYIVDPFSYEDCEGGPGAMPTHSSVWTLGLLRCYLEMLQLLPAHIRNSIFVQIVPCQYLLQPVKGEERHIYVQHLKSLAFSVFAQCRRPLPISTNVKSLTGFGPGLAIDTALKSSERPECVRLYTPPFILAPVKDKQTELGETFGEASQKYNVLFVGYCLSHDQRWLLATCTDQYGELLETCIINIDVPNRARRKKGSVRRVGLQKLWDWCLGLVQMTSVPWRVVIGRLGRIGHGELKDWSIVLSRRNLQSLSRRLKDMCRMCGISASDTPGILSVCLVAMEPQGSFIIMPDSVSTGSVFGRSTTLNMQTPQLNTPQDTSCTHILVFPTSAFVQVASSNYTNIDTNIDILNATTDGSDGMGIFDLLDPENELVDPDIINISPNTSPVHSPGSHYHHGGDDSKGQSADRMESREEVPNLLQQPLALGYFVSTAKAGPLPDWFWSACPQAQNQCPLFLKASLHLHVSSVQSDELLHSKHSHPLDSNQTSDVLRFVLEQYNALSWLTCDPATQDRRSCLPIHFVVLNQMYNFITNML, encoded by the exons TCATCTTGAGCCCTTTTGGGCTGAATGGAACTCTGACCGGCCAATCGTTCAAGATGTCCGACCCACCCACCCGGAAGTTGATTGAGGACTGGAACCAGTTTTATCCCATCAGTCCCGGTGCCAAGGATGGTGTGTTAGAAGACAAGATGGAAGATATGGATTGGGAAGATGATTCTCTGGCCTCTGTAGAGGTCCTTGTTg GCGGTGTGCGAATGGTGTACCCAGCCTGCCTCGTGCTCGTGCCCCAGTCAGACATCCCCGTTGTGGCCCCCGTGGGGTCCTCCCAATGTACTGCCGTCTATCCGGGTGGTCACCAAGTGCCTGCATCCCAGCGAGAGCCTGCCATGTCATTGGTGACCCTCACCCCTCCCACGTCGCCTGAGGAGGTGCACTCAG TGGACACTCATTCTGCCCAGAAGTGGTTGAGGATGCCTTCTTCGTGCGACATGTTCAGTGTGGACACATCAAGCCACCACGGAGGGAAAATTCCTCGCCAGCTCGCCAGTCAGGTTGCCGAGCGTGTCTGGCAGGAGTGCAATATCAACCGAGCCCAGAACAA GCGGAAATACTCAGCGGCAACCAACGGTACCTGTGAGGAGGACCGGACAGAAAGAGTGGGAACTTGGGATTTTGTAGGGCCTTCAAAACGGTCATACTGTAGCTGTTCCAG ACATAAATCGGGGAAGCAGCGAACAGGGGCAAATGCGGGCCAAGCTCAGTCAGCGGGCCAAGCCTCTCAGACTCCTACCAAGCACAAAGCCGGAGGAGAAAAGCCAGACAAGAGCGACAAGCAGCAGAAAAGACCCCAGACACCTTTCCATCATCGAAATTTGACCAGCGAAGACGCCTCGATGGAGACGGAGGCAACGGCCGGACAAAGACTTACAATGAGGAGTCAAGACGGAGAAAGATTCTCCAGCATCCGTTCGGCAGATGTGTCAAGCATCCAAAAAACACCTCAGCTTAACAGCGGGGCGGTTAGCACGGGAAGGCCGTCCGACTCCCCCCAACCCCCACCACTCAGCCCCCACCCATGTGAACGTGGTGACGATCCCAGGGAGGCTCTGAAGAACCCTTCCACCCCCAACAACCAACACTTTTACCAGACTCCTCTGGAGCCATGCCTGGGCGGAGCAAAGGGTGGCAACGAGGAGCCCGCCGGCCCGGAGGGTCTGACCCAGCACTTCTCCTCGCACCACCCCCACTCTTCAGCCTCTGCTTGTTCAGACCCCCCAGAACCCACTGTGTATACAGGCCGAGGGGTCCACTTAGAAGATGACAGCACTCACTCACCGTGGAGGTTATTCAACCTATCCTGCAGGAAAGAAGCGGAGCTGCCCACGCCACAGCTGCCGGGGGAAAGGTTTCGGGAAGATGCTTTCACCTCCCAGGACAACCTTGTGTCTGTGACCGA GGAGATGTCTACATCCAAATTCCCACTGAAGGTCTCTGATGAGCGCATTCAGATGTATCGCGCCAGGAAAAGCCAGTACCTGGTTGCCGCCATCACGGACGGAGATCACGAACCCGAGGTGGACCCTTACGCCTTTGAGGAAGGAGACGTGAAATTCACATTTTCCAACAAAAAGGATAAGGCAGGCGGGGAGCGTGAGCCAGGCAAGAAACATAAG GGTGAAGATGGAGGGTCGGGTACATCCGATG ATCCTCAGCGGGCAGGCGCTAACAACCGCACGAGCCTGATCCACGAGACCGACCTGGTGGTTTCCATCAATGACCTTGACAACCTTTTCAACTCGGATGAAGACGAACTGGGG CCCGGCTCCAGACGGCCCGTAAATGGAACAGATGAAAAATTTGGCAACAAGGAATCAAAGTCATCTACTTTGGACCCAGTATCCTGTATTA GCTCGGCAGACCTGCACCAGATGTTTCCTACTCCTCCCTCCCTGGAGCAGCACATTATGGGCTACTCTCCGATGAATATGTGTAGCAAAGACTACGGCAGCATGGAGCCACCTCCTGGCATGACCACGCTGGATGGACCGTCATCTCTGGGGGGTCACTTCAAGattgaggtggaggagagtttCTGTAGCCCAAAGCCTTCTGAGATCAAG GACTATTCGTTCGTGTACAAGCCAGAGCTTTGCCAGACATTTGTGGGCTGCTCCATGTTTGCACCGTTGAAGTCATTACCCAGCCATTGTCTGCCTCCCATTAAACTACCAGAGGATTGCATCTATAGACCAAGCTGGTCCATGGGCAGGGAGATGCTCAATCCCATGCCTGTCATGTCCATCCTCAACAAAGACAG TAATATCCCAAGTGTGGGCAGCACCCTGGACCAGGACTACAACCAGACTTACACGCCACAAACTCACACCCCCTTCATGTCCAACAGCGCTCCACCAAGTAACAGCGGCACGGGCATTTTGCCTTCCCCCGCCACCCCGCGATTTTCAGCCCCTACCCCACGTACGCCACGCACTCCGCGCACCCCTCGAGGCCCCTCCAGCGTCCAGGGCTCACTCAAGTACGAGAACTCGGACCTGTACTCGCCAGCGTCCACCCCTTCCACCTGCCGACCGCTCAACTCGGTGGAGCCGGCGACCGTTCCTTCCATCCCGGAGGCTCACAGCCTCTACGTCACCCTCATTCTCTCCGAGTCGGTCATGAACCTCTTCAAGGACTGCAACTTTGACAGCTGTTGCATCTGCGTGTGCAACATGAACATTAAAGGAGCGGACGTGGGTGTGTACCTGAGCGACCCCATCAGCGAAGCCCAGGAAGCCTGCAGTTGCGGTTTCAGCGCCGTGGTCAACAGGCGCTACGGCAACGGCTCGGGCCTCTTCCTGGAGGACGAGCTGGATATCATCGGCCGTGGCTCCGACGTCAGCCGCGAGGCGGAAAGGCGCTTTGAGGAGCTACGGCTCTCCGGCGTGGGGAGGGGAGAACGTGTCCCCGATGAGCTGATTCTCCTGCTGCAGGATCAGTGCACCAACCCCTTTTCACCCATTTCAGGCCTGGACGACGTAACGCCCACGCGTGGAGCCAAGGGTGGCCCCGTGCCACCCTGTGTTAGGGTAGAGGAGAGGGATTTTCACAGCGACTGCTACATGGCCCTAGAGCACGGCAGGCAGTTTATGGATAACATGTCAGGTGGAAAGGTGGACGAAGCTCTGGTCAAAAGCACTTGTCTACACCAATGGTCCAAACAAAACG CAGTCGACGTGAGCGCGCTGTGCTCTCAGGACGTGCTCCGAGTATTGATGTCCTTACAGCCTGTGCTTCAAGATGCCATCCAGAAGAAAAGGACTGTGCGTTCCTGGGGTGTTCAGGGCCCGCTCACCTGGCAGCAATTTCACAAGATGGCTGGGCGGGGCTCATACG GCACAGACGAGTCCCCTGAGCCACTGCCCATCCCCACCTTCCTGGTGGGTTATGAATATGACTTTGTGGTGCTGTCTCCCTTTGGTTTACCCTACTGGGAGAAGCTGTTGCTGGATCCCTTTGGCGCCCAGCGGGACGTGGGCTATTTGGTGGTGTGTCCTGACAACGAGACTCTGCTCGGCGGCGCCAAGAGTCTCTTTAGGGACCTCACAGCAGTCTATGAA ATGTGTCGACTCGGCCAGCATCGGCCCATATCCAAAGGCTACCCCGATGGAATAGTTCTCGTCGGTGGCAGCGGAGCTAAAAGTCTTGCGGATCAGCCCGTCAGCGATTGGTTCCTCAAGGCCGCCAGCAGCAACGACGACGCCTTCGCTAAGCTCAAACTCTATGCACAAGTGTGCCGACACAACCTCG cTCCATACCTCGCATCACAACCGTTGGATAGTTCTCTCCTCACGCAACCGAGTCCCCCGTCGATATCCAAGCAGCCTTCATCTACGGGCTCGACCGGCCAGCAGGGCGTAATGCACGGCTCCTCGGTCCCCAACAGCAACGGTGGCTCGGTATCGTCCGCCGGCCTGATGACGTCATCCGGACAGCCGAACAGCGGGACGCAATCTGCCAAGGCCAGCTCCTTTACCCCCTTTGGGAGCATGGGCAGCCAAAGCCAGGGAGGTGGACAGCCGGGACAGCAGGCTGGAAGCCAGAGTACCTCGGGGGACAGCCAGACCCCCACAGAGCCCCCAGAAAG CACTTTGGAACGGGACAAGGTCGGCGTACCCACAGATGGCGACTCCCACGCCATCACCTATCCACCGGCCATCGTTGTTTACATTGTGGACCCTTTCAGCTACGAAGATTGCGAAGGTGGTCCCGGGGCGATGCCGACCCACTCCAGCGTGTGGACGCTGGGTTTATTACGCTGCTACCTTGAGATGCTTCAGTTGCTTCCCGCACATATCCGCAATTCCATTTTTGTACAG ATTGTCCCCTGCCAGTACCTGCTTCAGCCTGTGAAAGGCGAAGAACGCCACATCTACGTTCAGCACCTCAAGTCTTTAGCTTTCTCCGTCTTTGCTCAGTGCAGGCGGCCTCTGCCCATTTCCACCAACGTCAAGTCGCTGACGGGCTTCGGCCCGGGCTTAGCCATCGACACGGCACTTAAAAGCTCAGAG AGACCCGAGTGTGTGCGTCTGTACACGCCTCCGTTTATCCTCGCACCGGTTAAGGACAAGCAGACGGAACTCGGGGAGACGTTCGGGGAGGCGTCGCAGAAATACAACGTACTGTTTGTGGGATACTGTCTCTCCCACGACCAGCGCTGGCTTCTCGCCACGTGCACCGACCAATACGGGGAGCTCCTGGAGACCTGCATCATCAACATCGACGTGCCCAACAG GGCCAGGAGGAAAAAAGGCTCCGTTCGGCGCGTAGGTCTACAGAAATTGTGGGATTGGTGCTTGGGATTAGTCCAGATGACATCAGTGCCCTGGAGAGTGGTAATTGGACGGCTGGGGAGGATAGGACACGGAGAGTTAAAAG ACTGGAGTATAGTGCTAAGCAGAAGAAACCTTCAGTCACTCAGTCGCCGTCTGAAGGATATGTGTCGAATGTGCGGCATCTCCGCCTCGGATACTCCCGGCATCCTCAGTGTGTGCTTAGTTGCCATGGAGCCCCAGGGCTCCTTCATCATAATGCCAG ACTCCGTGTCGACGGGCTCAGTTTTTGGCCGCAGCACTACCCTCAACATGCAGACGCCCCAGTTGAACACTCCCCAGGACACCTCCTGCACTCACATCTTAGTCTTCCCCACCTCTGCCTTTGTCCAAGTTGCCAGCTCCAATTACACCAACATCGACACCAACATCGACATCCTTAATGCCACCACAG ACGGATCTGACGGTATGGGCATCTTTGATCTTCTGGACCCTGAGAACGAGCTGGTGGATCCCGACATCATCAACATCTCGCCCAACACGTCGCCGGTGCATTCCCCGGGATCCCACTACCACCATGGAGGCGATGACAGTAAG GGCCAGAGTGCAGACCGCATGGAGTCTCGCGAGGAGGTGCCAAACCTCCTGCAGCAACCCCTTGCTCTCGGCTACTTTGTATCCACGGCCAAAGCTGGCCCACTGCCTGACTGGTTCTGGTCAGCCTGTCCGCAGGCTCAGAACCAGTGTCCACTTTTCCTCAAG GCCTCTTTGCACCTCCACGTGTCTTCAGTGCAGTCCGATGAGCTTCTGCACAGCAAACACTCCCACCCTCTTGACTCCAATCAGACCTCAGATGTACTACG ATTTGTGCTGGAGCAGTACAACGCCCTCTCCTGGCTCACATGTGACCCGGCGACACAGGACAGACGATCATGCCTGCCCATTCACTTTGTGGTGCTGAACCAGATGTACAACTTTATCACAAACATGTTGTAG